In Burkholderia contaminans, the following proteins share a genomic window:
- the tldD gene encoding metalloprotease TldD has product MNIIEPGIRNLALAKDILLTPYGLDESLLTRTIADIFTHRVDYADLYFQATRSEAWSLEEGIVKSGSFSIDQGVGVRAVAGDRTAFAYSDDLSPEAIAQAAAATKAIAAAGGGRQKIKAASSLKGISGRDLYLPSDPLASLDATAKVKLLERIEQMARGRDPRITQVMAGLAGEYDVVLVARSDGALAADIRPLVRVSVTVIAEQNGRREIGSGGGGGRFDYGYFTDDVLSRYVDDAVHAALVNLDARPAPAGAMTVVLGPGWPGVLLHEAIGHGLEGDFNRKGSSAFAGRIGERVAAKGVTVVDDGTLPNRRGSLNIDDEGNPTQCTTLIEDGILKGYIQDTLNARLMKMPVTGNARRESYAALPMPRMTNTYMLNGDKDPQEIIASVKNGLYAVNFGGGQVDITNGKFVFSASEAYMIENGKITYPVKGATLIGSGPESLKDVSMIGNDMSLDSGVGVCGKEGQSVPVGVGQPTLRIDRMTVGGTA; this is encoded by the coding sequence ATGAACATCATCGAACCCGGCATCCGCAACCTCGCGCTGGCGAAGGACATCCTGCTCACGCCGTACGGCCTCGACGAAAGCCTGCTCACGCGCACGATCGCCGACATCTTCACGCATCGCGTCGACTACGCGGATCTGTACTTCCAGGCGACCCGCAGCGAAGCGTGGAGCCTCGAGGAAGGCATCGTCAAATCGGGCAGCTTCAGCATCGACCAGGGCGTCGGCGTGCGCGCGGTCGCGGGCGACCGCACCGCGTTCGCGTATTCCGACGACCTGTCGCCGGAAGCCATCGCGCAAGCCGCTGCGGCCACCAAGGCAATCGCGGCGGCCGGCGGCGGCCGCCAGAAGATCAAGGCGGCATCGTCGCTGAAGGGCATCTCGGGCCGCGACCTGTACCTGCCGTCCGATCCGCTCGCGTCGCTCGACGCGACGGCCAAGGTCAAGCTGCTCGAGCGCATCGAGCAGATGGCACGCGGCCGCGACCCGCGCATCACGCAGGTGATGGCTGGCCTCGCCGGCGAATACGATGTCGTGCTGGTCGCGCGCAGCGACGGCGCGCTCGCGGCCGACATCCGCCCGCTCGTGCGCGTGTCGGTCACGGTGATCGCCGAGCAGAACGGCCGCCGCGAGATCGGCTCCGGCGGCGGCGGCGGCCGCTTCGACTACGGCTACTTCACCGACGACGTGCTGTCGCGCTACGTCGACGACGCCGTGCATGCGGCGCTCGTGAACCTCGACGCCCGCCCTGCGCCGGCCGGCGCGATGACGGTCGTGCTCGGGCCGGGCTGGCCGGGCGTGCTGCTGCACGAAGCGATCGGCCACGGCCTCGAGGGCGACTTCAACCGCAAGGGTTCGTCGGCATTCGCGGGCCGGATCGGCGAGCGCGTCGCCGCGAAGGGCGTGACCGTCGTCGACGACGGCACGCTGCCGAACCGCCGCGGCTCGCTGAACATCGACGACGAAGGCAACCCGACGCAGTGCACGACGCTGATCGAGGACGGCATCCTGAAGGGCTACATCCAGGACACGCTGAACGCGCGCCTGATGAAGATGCCGGTCACGGGCAACGCGCGCCGCGAATCGTACGCGGCGCTGCCGATGCCGCGCATGACCAACACGTACATGCTGAACGGCGACAAGGATCCGCAGGAAATCATCGCGTCGGTGAAGAACGGCCTGTACGCGGTGAACTTCGGCGGCGGCCAGGTCGACATCACGAACGGCAAGTTCGTGTTCTCGGCGTCCGAGGCGTACATGATCGAGAACGGCAAGATCACCTACCCGGTGAAGGGCGCGACGCTGATCGGCAGCGGCCCCGAATCGCTGAAGGACGTGAGCATGATCGGCAACGACATGTCGCTCGACTCGGGCGTCGGCGTGTGTGGCAAGGAAGGCCAGAGCGTGCCGGTCGGCGTCGGCCAGCCGACCCTGCGGATCGACAGGATGACGGTCGGCGGTACGGCATAA
- the aroG gene encoding 3-deoxy-7-phosphoheptulonate synthase AroG: MPPHNTDDVRIRELKELTPPAHLIREFACSEAASELIYNSRQSMHRILHGMDDRLIVVIGPCSIHDTKAAIEYAGRLVKERERFKGELEIVMRVYFEKPRTTVGWKGLINDPHLDNSFKINEGLRTARELLLQINEMGLPAATEYLDMISPQYIADLISWGAIGARTTESQVHRELASGLSCPVGFKNGTDGNVKIAVDAIKAASQPHHFLSVTKGGHSAIVSTAGNEDCHVILRGGKAPNYDADSVNAACADIGKAGLAARLMIDASHANSSKKHENQIPVCADIGRQIAAGDARIVGVMIESHLVEGRQDLKEGCELTYGQSITDACIAWDDSVKVLEGLAESVKARRVSRGSGN; this comes from the coding sequence ATGCCCCCGCACAACACCGACGACGTCCGTATTCGCGAACTCAAGGAACTGACGCCGCCCGCCCACCTGATCCGCGAATTCGCGTGCTCCGAAGCCGCGTCCGAGCTGATCTACAACTCGCGCCAGTCGATGCACCGCATCCTGCACGGGATGGACGACCGGCTGATCGTGGTGATCGGGCCGTGCTCGATCCATGACACGAAGGCGGCGATCGAATACGCGGGCCGGCTGGTGAAGGAGCGCGAGCGCTTCAAGGGCGAACTGGAAATCGTGATGCGCGTGTACTTCGAGAAGCCGCGCACGACGGTCGGCTGGAAGGGCCTCATCAACGATCCGCACCTCGACAACAGCTTCAAGATCAACGAAGGGCTGCGCACTGCGCGCGAGCTGCTGCTGCAGATCAACGAGATGGGGCTTCCGGCCGCGACCGAGTACCTCGACATGATCAGCCCGCAATACATCGCCGACCTGATCTCGTGGGGTGCGATCGGCGCGCGCACGACGGAATCGCAGGTGCACCGCGAACTCGCGTCGGGGCTGTCGTGCCCGGTCGGCTTCAAGAACGGCACCGACGGCAACGTGAAGATCGCGGTGGACGCGATCAAGGCCGCCTCGCAGCCGCACCATTTCCTGTCGGTGACGAAGGGCGGCCATTCGGCGATCGTGTCGACGGCGGGCAACGAAGACTGCCACGTGATCCTGCGCGGCGGCAAGGCACCGAACTACGACGCGGACAGCGTGAACGCCGCGTGCGCGGACATCGGCAAGGCCGGCCTCGCCGCGCGCCTGATGATCGACGCAAGCCACGCGAACAGCTCGAAGAAGCACGAAAACCAGATCCCCGTGTGCGCCGACATCGGCCGCCAGATCGCAGCCGGCGACGCCCGCATCGTCGGCGTGATGATCGAATCGCATCTCGTCGAGGGGCGCCAGGACCTGAAGGAAGGCTGCGAGCTGACCTACGGCCAGAGCATCACCGACGCGTGCATCGCGTGGGACGACAGCGTGAAGGTGCTCGAAGGCCTCGCGGAATCGGTGAAGGCCCGCCGCGTCTCGCGCGGCAGCGGGAACTGA
- a CDS encoding carbon-nitrogen hydrolase family protein has translation MTDHTRSATPFQVAALQMVSTPDVARNLADARRLIAEAAGEGAQLVLLPEYFCFMGHRDTDKLALAEPYQDGPIQHFLAEAARRHGIWVIGGTLPLKAPEPDRVLNTTLVFDPSGNEAARYDKIHLFNFEKGDESFDEARTIRAGDTVVAFDAPFGRVGLSVCYDLRFPELYRRMGDCALIVVPSAFTYTTGRAHWETLLRARAVENQCYVLAAAQGGKHENGRRTWGHSMLIDPWGEIVAVRDVGASVVLGAIDPQRIADVRQSLPAWRHRVLT, from the coding sequence ATGACCGACCACACCCGTTCCGCCACGCCCTTCCAGGTCGCCGCGCTGCAGATGGTGAGCACGCCGGACGTCGCGCGCAATCTCGCCGACGCCCGCCGCCTGATCGCGGAAGCCGCCGGTGAAGGCGCGCAGCTCGTGCTGCTGCCCGAGTATTTCTGCTTCATGGGCCACCGCGACACCGACAAGCTCGCGCTCGCCGAACCCTACCAGGACGGCCCGATCCAGCACTTCCTCGCGGAAGCCGCGCGTCGCCACGGTATCTGGGTGATCGGCGGCACGCTGCCGCTGAAGGCGCCGGAGCCCGATCGCGTGCTCAACACGACGCTCGTGTTCGATCCGTCCGGCAACGAAGCCGCGCGCTACGACAAGATCCACCTGTTCAACTTCGAGAAAGGCGACGAATCGTTCGACGAGGCGCGCACGATCCGCGCGGGCGATACGGTCGTCGCGTTCGACGCGCCGTTCGGGCGGGTCGGCCTGTCGGTCTGTTACGATCTCCGCTTTCCGGAGCTGTATCGCAGGATGGGCGACTGCGCGCTGATCGTCGTACCGTCGGCGTTTACGTATACGACGGGCCGCGCGCACTGGGAAACGCTGCTGCGCGCGCGGGCCGTCGAGAACCAGTGCTACGTGCTCGCGGCCGCGCAAGGCGGCAAGCACGAGAACGGCCGGCGCACTTGGGGCCACAGCATGCTGATCGACCCGTGGGGCGAGATCGTCGCGGTCCGTGACGTGGGCGCCAGCGTCGTGCTCGGCGCGATCGATCCGCAGCGCATCGCCGACGTGCGCCAGAGCCTGCCCGCGTGGCGGCACCGCGTGCTGACCTGA